One window of the Tetragenococcus koreensis genome contains the following:
- the comGA gene encoding competence type IV pilus ATPase ComGA: MTIEELSDELINYGSQHKMQDMYLYLLNEQAIIYFRKNSQTIKHKEISNEQAQQLISRFKYLGEMDVGEKRKAQLGAISYLFKEHTQRLRLSTVGDYQGNESLVIRFLYNLNQEKPAYFFSADAELVQQKIQEERGLYLFSGPTGSGKTTLMYHLAQHAKGQVITIEDPVEIEEPNFLQLQTNEKIQQTYDQLIKLSLRHRPDLLIIGEIRDQLTAKAAIRAALTGHTVLATVHAKGVLETKSRLLDLVGSQTELGDCLNGVIYQQLFLDKQEESRALLAYEFFTGNLEKRQWSEAYAQVQEGGLLYAEKQA, encoded by the coding sequence ATGACGATTGAAGAACTGTCTGATGAATTAATTAACTATGGAAGTCAACACAAAATGCAAGATATGTATCTGTACTTATTAAATGAACAGGCCATTATTTATTTTCGGAAAAACTCACAAACGATTAAGCACAAAGAAATTTCAAATGAACAAGCACAGCAGCTGATTTCACGATTTAAATATTTGGGTGAAATGGATGTTGGAGAAAAACGTAAAGCTCAACTTGGCGCTATTAGCTATTTATTTAAAGAACATACACAAAGATTACGGTTATCAACTGTTGGCGATTACCAAGGGAATGAAAGTTTAGTTATCCGCTTTTTATACAATTTGAATCAGGAGAAGCCGGCATATTTCTTTTCTGCAGATGCCGAATTAGTTCAACAAAAAATCCAAGAAGAAAGAGGACTATATCTTTTTAGTGGTCCTACAGGTTCTGGCAAAACCACGTTAATGTATCACTTGGCCCAACATGCAAAAGGACAAGTCATTACGATTGAAGACCCGGTCGAAATCGAAGAGCCGAATTTTTTACAACTGCAAACGAATGAAAAAATTCAACAGACGTATGATCAATTAATCAAATTATCATTGCGGCATCGTCCTGACTTATTGATTATTGGTGAAATACGTGATCAACTGACAGCAAAAGCAGCTATCCGTGCAGCCTTGACCGGGCACACTGTACTAGCAACAGTACATGCTAAAGGAGTTCTTGAAACAAAAAGTCGTTTATTGGACTTAGTAGGTAGCCAGACCGAATTAGGTGATTGCTTAAATGGTGTAATTTATCAACAACTTTTTTTAGACAAACAGGAAGAAAGCCGAGCTCTACTAGCGTATGAATTTTTTACTGGTAATTTAGAAAAAAGACAATGGTCTGAAGCCTACGCTCAGGTCCAAGAGGGAGGTTTACTGTATGCCGAAAAACAAGCATAA
- a CDS encoding acyltransferase family protein has translation MEKRRIKNSRYITGIDGVRTLAVIGVIFYHLMPSYLPGGYLGVPILFVISGYLITDLLRQEWQQNEKIGVLKFYIRRLKRLYPSLVTVLVISTAYITLFQRNLLNNLRGAVLSSLLYVNNWWQIDHGLSYFDRFGNESPFTHLWTMAVEGQNYLIWPILFIFLMKFVKRRDWIFYALSIAALLSAIGMAVGFTPGEDPTRVYYGTDTRIFSILIGNALAFIWPSTRLKTEIPDSAKRILNIAGLASLFMLVVSFIFMDDRFSFPYYGGIYLVSLITAVLVAVTSHPGASLNRWLTNPVFSYLGKRSYGIYLYQFPVMIFYEAKVNVATNVWLHVFIEFALILLCSELSYRFIEEPLRKFDYKKTWKKIKDWFALPALSKEKAVGIAGFVVVLIATIGVATAPSNYVDANQEEFQEEIQANKQAAQKSKNDGEKVEAENDEEETQDTATDENILQTYSNDTDHVMEKYDLTENQVKRARSTEVTAFGDSVLLGSTKNIQEIFPDAVIDADVGRQLYDSVDLLQELKDEDNLKENVVIALGSNGYADEAQFDDLMNVIGNRKVYLINVRVPTQRWQNDNNTLFKKMDDKYKRVTLVDWYDLSNPNNNWFREDQVHPTDVGRVEYTSLLAKAILE, from the coding sequence ATGGAGAAAAGAAGAATTAAGAATAGCCGTTACATTACCGGAATTGACGGCGTTCGTACATTAGCAGTAATTGGTGTCATTTTTTATCATTTGATGCCATCTTATTTGCCTGGGGGCTATTTAGGGGTTCCCATCCTTTTTGTTATTTCTGGTTATTTGATTACTGATTTATTGCGCCAGGAATGGCAACAAAATGAAAAAATCGGTGTTTTGAAATTTTATATACGGCGCTTAAAAAGACTGTATCCGTCTTTAGTTACAGTGCTGGTTATTTCAACTGCTTACATAACGCTATTTCAGCGAAATTTATTAAATAATTTACGAGGGGCCGTACTTAGTAGCCTTTTGTATGTGAATAACTGGTGGCAAATCGATCACGGCCTTTCTTATTTTGATCGTTTTGGCAATGAATCTCCATTTACTCACTTATGGACAATGGCTGTAGAAGGACAAAATTATCTAATTTGGCCCATTCTTTTTATTTTTCTAATGAAATTTGTTAAACGCAGGGATTGGATTTTTTACGCACTATCAATTGCAGCACTTTTGTCAGCCATCGGTATGGCAGTTGGTTTTACTCCTGGAGAAGACCCTACGAGGGTTTATTATGGTACAGACACCCGCATCTTTTCGATTTTGATCGGTAATGCGCTGGCTTTTATATGGCCTAGTACCCGCTTGAAAACAGAAATTCCCGACAGTGCTAAAAGAATTCTAAATATTGCAGGATTGGCATCGCTGTTCATGTTAGTGGTTTCGTTTATTTTTATGGATGATCGATTCAGCTTCCCATATTATGGAGGAATCTATCTAGTTAGTCTCATTACAGCTGTTTTAGTTGCCGTGACATCCCATCCTGGTGCGAGCTTGAATCGCTGGTTAACTAATCCAGTGTTTAGTTATTTAGGCAAACGTAGTTATGGTATTTATTTATACCAATTTCCTGTAATGATTTTTTATGAAGCAAAAGTAAATGTAGCGACTAATGTCTGGTTGCATGTTTTCATTGAATTTGCATTGATTTTATTATGTAGTGAGTTATCTTATCGTTTCATTGAAGAACCATTAAGAAAATTTGACTATAAAAAAACCTGGAAAAAAATCAAGGATTGGTTTGCCTTGCCTGCGCTTAGTAAAGAAAAAGCAGTGGGAATTGCTGGTTTTGTCGTTGTCCTAATTGCGACTATAGGAGTTGCTACAGCTCCTAGCAACTATGTAGACGCTAATCAAGAGGAATTTCAAGAAGAGATTCAGGCAAATAAACAAGCAGCTCAAAAGTCCAAAAATGATGGTGAAAAAGTAGAAGCAGAGAATGATGAAGAAGAAACGCAAGACACAGCAACTGATGAGAATATCTTACAAACATATAGCAATGACACGGATCATGTGATGGAAAAATATGATTTGACAGAAAATCAAGTGAAACGTGCGCGCAGTACCGAAGTTACAGCTTTCGGAGATTCTGTCTTATTAGGTTCAACTAAAAACATTCAAGAAATTTTTCCTGATGCTGTCATTGATGCCGATGTTGGTCGTCAATTATACGATAGTGTAGATCTTTTGCAGGAATTAAAAGATGAAGATAATTTGAAAGAAAATGTTGTGATTGCTTTAGGTAGTAACGGTTATGCAGATGAAGCACAATTTGATGATCTGATGAATGTCATTGGTAACCGAAAAGTTTATCTAATTAATGTTCGAGTACCAACACAACGTTGGCAAAATGATAATAATACCTTGTTCAAAAAAATGGATGACAAGTACAAACGTGTCACATTAGTTGATTGGTACGACTTAAGTAATCCAAATAATAACTGGTTCCGCGAAGATCAAGTTCATCCAACTGACGTCGGAAGAGTGGAGTATACTTCGCTGTTAGCTAAAGCTATATTAGAATAG
- a CDS encoding YitT family protein, with product MRHSLKLFLQTDYVTRFSFSIVYALLASVALNFFYEPGNIYASGATGVAQIISTLFQQFLQVDFPIAWGLLLINLPLFILGWFKISRRFTIFTGITVVFTSIFMELIPTEVLTTDPIICAIFGGVLNGAGMGYAFKNGLSSGGLDFITIYIRKKTGREVGSLSIIFNGMIMVAAGILFGWQYALYSALAIFVSGKVIDVVYTKQKKMQVMIITRRPEVVIAALQKRLQRGITIINNAQGAYTKENETVLFTIVTRYEMPLLREAMNKSDGKAFVSIAENVQILGNFYEEEL from the coding sequence ATGAGACATTCCCTAAAACTTTTCTTGCAAACTGATTATGTTACTAGATTTTCTTTTTCAATTGTCTATGCGTTACTAGCTTCTGTGGCTTTGAATTTTTTCTATGAGCCGGGCAATATTTATGCCAGTGGGGCAACGGGTGTTGCTCAAATCATCTCCACGCTGTTTCAACAATTTTTACAGGTGGATTTTCCAATTGCCTGGGGACTATTGCTGATTAACTTACCTTTATTTATACTGGGTTGGTTTAAAATCAGCCGTCGTTTTACCATTTTCACTGGGATTACGGTAGTGTTTACTTCAATATTTATGGAATTAATACCAACAGAGGTTTTAACAACAGATCCGATTATCTGTGCGATTTTTGGAGGAGTTTTAAATGGTGCTGGAATGGGCTATGCTTTTAAAAATGGCCTGTCTTCAGGTGGTTTAGACTTCATTACCATTTATATTCGGAAGAAAACTGGCAGAGAAGTAGGCTCACTTTCAATTATTTTTAATGGCATGATTATGGTCGCAGCGGGTATATTATTTGGTTGGCAGTATGCGTTATATAGTGCCTTAGCGATATTTGTCAGTGGTAAAGTGATCGATGTGGTCTACACCAAACAAAAGAAAATGCAGGTAATGATTATTACTCGCCGACCAGAAGTGGTAATTGCAGCATTGCAAAAACGTCTGCAACGGGGAATTACCATTATAAATAATGCCCAAGGCGCCTATACAAAAGAGAATGAAACGGTATTGTTTACCATTGTGACCCGTTATGAAATGCCCTTATTACGTGAGGCGATGAATAAATCTGATGGAAAAGCATTTGTCAGTATTGCAGAAAATGTCCAAATTTTAGGGAATTTTTATGAAGAAGAATTATAA
- the aspS gene encoding aspartate--tRNA ligase has protein sequence MGNRTVYCGLVAKENLEQTITLQGWVQKRRDLGGVIFIDLRDREGIVQVVFNPEVSQKAWEIADSCRSEYVLEVTGTVRQRTEEAINPNMKTGEFEVMANEITILNTAKTPPFSIEEDTKAGDEIRLKYRYLDLRRANMTENLMLRSKVTQTIRHFLDDHKFLDIETPFLGKSTPEGARDYLVPSRVHPGHFYALPQSPQIFKQLLMNAGFDRYYQIVRCFRDEDLRGDRQPEFTQIDIEASFLTPEDIQTYTEQMLADVMKKTQGIDVTLPFPKMTWDEAMDRFGSDKPDTRFDMELIDLSEVVKDVDFKVFQMALQNGGVVKALNAKGAANNYSRKDMDHLGQYASQFGAKGLAWLKVEEDGLKGPIAKFLTDVSDEIIAKTEAQVGDLIMFGADSFEVVAATLGAIRTRLARELDLIDQTKFNFLWIVDWPQFEYDHEEERYVSAHHPFTMPKEADIPYLQTDPAKVYAQAYDIVLNGYELGGGSLRIHTRELQEQVLKTLGFSTETMNEQFGFLLEALEYGFPPHGGIALGLDRLVMLLAGEDNIREVIAFPKNGKALDPMSNAPSTVSPLQLYELNIEVTDTEE, from the coding sequence ATGGGGAATAGAACAGTTTATTGCGGTCTGGTCGCTAAAGAAAATTTAGAGCAGACAATTACTTTACAAGGCTGGGTACAGAAAAGAAGAGATTTAGGCGGAGTTATTTTTATTGACTTGCGCGATCGTGAAGGGATTGTCCAAGTTGTATTTAACCCAGAAGTCTCACAAAAAGCCTGGGAAATCGCTGATTCTTGTCGTAGCGAATACGTGTTAGAAGTTACAGGCACTGTCAGACAACGTACTGAAGAAGCGATTAACCCTAATATGAAAACGGGCGAATTTGAAGTAATGGCAAACGAGATTACAATTTTAAATACCGCCAAAACGCCGCCTTTTTCAATTGAAGAGGATACAAAAGCAGGCGATGAGATCCGCCTAAAATATCGTTACTTAGACTTACGACGGGCTAATATGACAGAAAATTTGATGTTACGATCTAAAGTGACTCAAACCATCCGTCACTTTTTAGATGATCATAAGTTTTTAGATATTGAAACACCTTTTTTAGGCAAGTCAACGCCAGAAGGTGCTCGTGATTATTTAGTACCTTCGCGTGTACATCCTGGACATTTTTATGCCTTACCGCAGTCACCACAAATTTTTAAACAATTATTGATGAATGCTGGATTTGATCGTTACTATCAAATTGTTCGCTGTTTTAGAGATGAAGATTTACGTGGGGATCGTCAACCGGAATTTACCCAAATAGATATTGAAGCGTCCTTTTTGACGCCAGAAGATATTCAAACATATACGGAACAAATGTTAGCTGATGTGATGAAAAAAACACAAGGAATTGATGTCACTTTACCATTTCCTAAAATGACTTGGGATGAAGCGATGGATCGTTTTGGCAGTGACAAACCGGATACCCGTTTTGACATGGAACTGATTGATTTATCAGAAGTGGTAAAAGATGTAGATTTTAAAGTGTTCCAAATGGCCTTACAAAATGGTGGTGTAGTCAAGGCACTGAATGCCAAAGGAGCAGCAAACAACTATTCACGTAAGGATATGGATCATCTAGGTCAATATGCTAGCCAGTTTGGTGCCAAGGGCTTAGCTTGGTTGAAAGTCGAAGAAGACGGGCTTAAAGGGCCAATTGCGAAATTCTTGACTGATGTGTCAGATGAAATTATTGCTAAAACGGAGGCCCAAGTTGGCGATTTAATTATGTTTGGTGCTGATTCTTTTGAAGTAGTGGCTGCGACATTGGGAGCTATTCGCACGCGTTTAGCTAGAGAATTAGACCTAATCGATCAGACTAAATTTAACTTTTTGTGGATTGTTGATTGGCCGCAATTTGAATACGATCATGAAGAAGAACGCTATGTTTCTGCTCACCATCCGTTTACTATGCCTAAAGAAGCAGATATTCCTTATTTGCAGACCGATCCTGCAAAAGTTTATGCCCAAGCTTACGACATTGTATTGAATGGTTATGAATTAGGTGGTGGGTCACTACGGATTCATACTAGAGAATTGCAAGAGCAAGTGCTTAAAACGTTAGGATTTTCAACAGAAACAATGAATGAACAATTCGGTTTCTTACTAGAAGCTTTAGAGTATGGCTTTCCACCCCATGGCGGAATTGCCTTAGGCTTGGATCGCTTAGTAATGCTCTTAGCTGGGGAAGATAACATCCGCGAAGTGATCGCTTTTCCTAAAAATGGTAAAGCATTAGATCCTATGTCTAATGCACCAAGCACTGTTTCTCCGCTTCAATTATATGAATTAAATATTGAGGTAACAGATACCGAAGAATAA
- the hisS gene encoding histidine--tRNA ligase, producing the protein MSYQRPKGTNDILPGESEKWQFIEETARVLFNDYQYHEIRTPAFEHYEVISRSVGDTTDIVSKEMYDFYDKGGRHITLRPEDTAPIVRAYVEHKLFGPEYSKPYKVFYIGPMFRYERPQKGRLRQFHQIGVEAFGSDNPATDVETMIMALEFFKQLGIQQLRLVINTLGDKETRENYRQALMNHFSAHEDELSEDSQRRLHENPLRILDSKDKADKKFVAEAPSILDYLSEDAQSHFTQVTAMLDALEVPYEVEPTMVRGLDYYTHTIFEIMNDNPKLGAQSTICAGGRYDQLVEELGGPDTPGFGFAMGIERLLLVLENEKVELPALHKLDAYVVNIGDFTNVEALKVTQAIRAAGFSADRDVMGRKAKAQFKSADKEGAKLVLTLGEDELNAGMINVKSMASGEEKRIALTAIYNDFTQIFDEMI; encoded by the coding sequence ATGAGTTATCAACGCCCAAAAGGCACGAATGATATTTTGCCTGGTGAATCTGAAAAGTGGCAATTTATTGAAGAAACAGCACGTGTATTATTCAATGACTATCAATATCATGAGATTCGTACACCTGCGTTTGAACACTACGAAGTGATTTCAAGAAGCGTGGGAGATACGACAGATATCGTTTCTAAAGAAATGTACGATTTCTATGATAAAGGCGGACGTCATATTACGTTACGCCCTGAAGACACTGCCCCCATTGTGCGTGCTTATGTTGAACACAAATTATTTGGCCCAGAATATAGCAAGCCTTACAAAGTATTTTACATTGGACCGATGTTTCGTTATGAGCGTCCTCAAAAAGGTCGCCTGCGCCAATTTCATCAAATTGGTGTAGAAGCTTTTGGTTCAGATAATCCAGCAACGGATGTGGAAACCATGATTATGGCGCTGGAATTTTTTAAGCAGTTAGGGATTCAACAACTTCGTTTAGTCATTAATACGTTAGGCGATAAAGAAACGAGAGAAAATTATCGCCAAGCATTAATGAATCATTTTTCTGCTCATGAAGATGAATTAAGTGAAGATTCCCAAAGACGTTTGCACGAGAATCCTTTACGTATTTTAGATAGTAAAGACAAAGCTGATAAAAAATTTGTCGCAGAGGCACCATCGATTTTGGATTACTTAAGTGAAGATGCTCAAAGTCATTTTACTCAAGTCACTGCAATGCTGGATGCTTTAGAAGTTCCCTATGAGGTTGAACCAACGATGGTTCGCGGTTTGGACTATTACACGCACACCATTTTTGAAATTATGAATGACAATCCCAAATTGGGAGCCCAATCCACAATCTGCGCTGGCGGACGGTATGATCAGCTAGTTGAAGAATTGGGCGGGCCTGATACACCAGGATTTGGCTTTGCTATGGGAATTGAACGATTGTTACTAGTTTTGGAAAATGAAAAAGTTGAACTACCTGCATTGCATAAATTGGACGCTTATGTGGTCAACATTGGAGATTTCACAAATGTTGAAGCATTGAAAGTCACCCAAGCAATCCGGGCGGCTGGTTTTTCAGCTGATCGAGACGTTATGGGACGTAAAGCCAAAGCCCAATTCAAATCCGCTGATAAAGAAGGCGCAAAGCTTGTTCTTACTTTGGGAGAAGACGAATTGAATGCGGGCATGATCAACGTGAAATCAATGGCAAGCGGTGAAGAAAAACGGATTGCCTTAACGGCTATTTATAATGATTTTACACAAATTTTTGATGAAATGATTTAA
- a CDS encoding acyl-CoA thioesterase codes for MYPGYCRKPHYYETDQMGIVHHSNYIRWFEEARVDLLEYLGLPYQDMEQAGIIVPVLEVSCQYKGMIYYGEKVRIDTFVAKYNGARLDFSYEIANEKNQLVTTGTSKHCFLEQNSNRLTRLKKAQPIFHQIFEDYAKNNPQHP; via the coding sequence ATGTATCCTGGTTATTGTCGCAAACCACATTACTATGAAACCGACCAGATGGGAATTGTCCATCACTCAAATTATATTCGCTGGTTTGAAGAAGCTCGTGTCGATTTATTAGAATACTTAGGACTTCCTTACCAAGATATGGAACAAGCTGGAATTATTGTTCCTGTTTTAGAAGTGAGCTGCCAATATAAAGGCATGATTTATTACGGCGAAAAAGTACGTATCGATACTTTTGTCGCCAAATATAATGGCGCGCGCTTAGACTTTTCTTATGAAATAGCCAATGAAAAGAACCAGCTAGTAACGACTGGAACAAGCAAACACTGTTTCTTAGAGCAAAATTCGAATCGCTTAACCCGTCTAAAAAAAGCGCAGCCAATCTTTCATCAAATTTTTGAAGACTATGCAAAAAATAACCCACAACACCCTTAA
- a CDS encoding FUSC family protein: MENMKNNFFKDLLHLHRPTFNVVKLLGTIACMAIILFIGYFSHNMSIASFGFLGIFILMYYENIPLKNLILRFIAVALFILTSFLIGFLTTFASWTAPIAVGLIAFLGRIFFRLYDIKKPGVFFAVLVSAMGASMRIPIKQVPVLGSYYLLGAFIAILMAIIVHFTEKEPPTIVEEKSFFQRVHEDPSVFIDGIFYGATLFLAVYLSSGLQLQNPYWMVVSCAAILQGDNLRAIMQRNVQRILGTVIGIGIAALLLNAPLTTLETIFLIIALFTISQISVRSNYALSAFFTTPMALLLSSLTKDQNVPSLLQYRFIGIALGALLGALSAWLITTGLKFYNKSFDLHESFDKEPD, translated from the coding sequence ATGGAAAATATGAAAAATAATTTTTTTAAAGATTTACTGCATTTACATAGACCTACATTTAACGTAGTAAAGCTTTTAGGAACAATCGCTTGCATGGCAATTATATTATTTATCGGCTATTTTTCTCATAATATGTCGATTGCAAGTTTTGGTTTTTTAGGCATTTTTATACTTATGTATTACGAAAATATCCCCTTAAAAAACTTGATTTTACGCTTTATAGCTGTTGCGCTTTTCATTTTAACTAGCTTTCTTATCGGCTTTTTAACTACTTTTGCTAGTTGGACTGCTCCAATTGCAGTCGGGTTGATTGCCTTTTTAGGACGCATCTTTTTTCGCCTTTATGATATTAAAAAACCGGGTGTCTTTTTTGCCGTCTTAGTTTCAGCGATGGGCGCAAGTATGCGCATTCCCATAAAACAAGTGCCAGTATTAGGTAGCTATTATTTATTAGGAGCTTTCATTGCGATTCTTATGGCAATAATTGTGCACTTTACTGAAAAAGAACCCCCTACAATTGTAGAAGAAAAGTCTTTTTTTCAACGTGTTCACGAGGACCCTAGTGTTTTTATTGACGGTATCTTTTATGGTGCGACTTTGTTCTTAGCCGTTTATTTGAGTTCTGGATTACAATTGCAAAATCCTTATTGGATGGTGGTATCTTGTGCGGCCATTTTACAAGGAGATAACTTAAGAGCAATTATGCAACGCAACGTCCAGCGTATTTTAGGAACTGTTATTGGCATTGGTATTGCTGCTTTATTATTAAATGCTCCTTTAACTACCTTGGAAACCATCTTTTTAATTATTGCCCTTTTTACAATTTCGCAGATCTCAGTGCGTAGTAACTATGCGTTATCCGCTTTTTTCACAACGCCTATGGCTTTATTACTCTCAAGTTTAACGAAAGACCAAAACGTACCTTCTTTACTACAATACCGATTTATCGGAATTGCTTTAGGTGCTTTATTAGGCGCTTTATCTGCTTGGTTAATTACAACTGGACTCAAATTTTATAATAAATCTTTTGACTTACACGAAAGCTTTGATAAGGAACCCGATTAA